A part of Salmo trutta chromosome 15, fSalTru1.1, whole genome shotgun sequence genomic DNA contains:
- the LOC115148893 gene encoding diacylglycerol O-acyltransferase 2, with product MKTILAAYSGALKGTGYSILSSLQDLPSPPWPALRSKMEKHLQVIAVLQWVISFLAMGISCTVLLIYMFCTDLWVIAAMYTTWLIFDWNTPKQGGRRSSWVRNWTVWTYFRDYFPIRLIKTHNLLPSRNYIFGYHPHGIFSFGAFCNFGTEATGFSKKFPGIKPSLATLAGNFRMPVLRDYLMSGGICPVNRNSIDYLLSQNGTGNAVVIVVGGAAESLDCAPGMNSVTLNNRKGFVRLALQQGSDLVPVYSFGENNVYKQVIFEEGTWCRLAQKRLQKILGFAPCLFHGCGLFSDSWGMVPYNKPITTIVGEPITVPKVEEPTRVMVELYHAMYIKSLRSLFDKYKTRFGLKESDILHIQ from the exons GCACAGGCTATAGCATCCTCTCGTCCCTGCAGGACCTGCCCTCCCCTCCATGGCCTGCCCTTCGATCCAAGATGGAGAAACACCTTCAGGTCATCGCAGTTCTTCAGTGGGTCATCTCCTTCCTTGCCATGG GCATCAGCTGCACGGTGCTGTTAATCTACATGTTCTGCACAGACCTCTGGGTGATCGCTGCCATGTACACTACCTGGCTAATCTTTGACTGGAACACCCCCAAACAAG GTGGCAGGAGGTCCTCTTGGGTGAGGAACTGGACTGTGTGGACTTACTTCAGAGATTACTTTCCCATCAGG CTCATCAAGACACACAACCTGCTGCCCAGCCGAAACTACATCTTTGGGTACCACCCCCATGGGATCTTCTCTTTCGGAGCCTTCTGTAACTTCGGGACTGAGGCCACTGGATTCTCCAAGAAGTTCCCGGGCATCAAGCCTTCTCTTGCCACCCTGGCTGGAAACTTCCGGATGCCAGTCCTTAGAGACTATCTCATGTCTGGGG GTATCTGCCCAGTGAACCGTAACTCCATCGACTACCTCCTCTCTCAGAATGGAACTGGCAACGCAGTGGTCATCGTTGTCGGGGGAGCAGCAGAATCTCTGGACTGTGCTCCAGGCATGAATTCTGTCACCCTGAATAACCGCAAGGGCTTTGTGAGGCTGGCCCTCCAGCAAGG ATCTGACCTGGTGCCCGTCTACTCCTTTGGGGAGAACAATGTGTACAAGCAGGTGATCTTTGAGGAGGGAACCTGGTGTCGGCTAGCTCAGAAGCGGCTGCAGAAGATTCTGGGATTTGCTCCCTGTCTGTTCCATGGCTGTGGCCTCTTCTCCGACTCCTGGGGAATGGTGCCTTACAATAAACCCATCACCACCATCG TGGGTGAACCGATCACGGTACCAAAGGTTGAGGAGCCTACTCGGGTTATGGTGGAACTGTACCATGCCATGTACATCAAGTCCCTCAGGAGCCTCTTTGACAAGTATAAGACCCGCTTCGGATTGAAAGAGAGTGACATCCTGCACATCCAATGA